The Anas platyrhynchos isolate ZD024472 breed Pekin duck chromosome 1, IASCAAS_PekinDuck_T2T, whole genome shotgun sequence genomic sequence TGACAAAAATTGCCCTAGAacattaaatttttttttaaaaaggtgggAGGGAAGCTCAGCAGTCAGCATCACAACACTGTGTCTAACAAATCTGGAAAGCTCAAAAATGTCACATTGCAAGGAAGGAAGATGATAGAAAACCATGCAAACAAGAGTACCAGAAGCTATGGagaatttccattttgaaaCCCACTTTTATTGTACCAAGCACAGTTCCTGACAATCATTCCGAAAACCTTGGACTTGATTACTCTCTGCAAACTATTTTAGACTAATGGAGTTTCTGTGGCTAACCTACTATGccagttaatttaaaaaaaaaaaaaaagcctaaagcCTTCAGTCTTCTTCACAGCTACACGGAGCCATCCTTAGCAGCACGACCcttcacagaaaagcaaataaagctGTCACATTAAATACTTCAGAGGAATTATGGATCCACTTCCTTCTTGCAATAAACCCGGGCTGCTGCTCCTCTAGGTAAATTATTACCGCAGTTCGTGTGTACATAGGCCCTCATTTTGGCAACACCAAACCCTTCATCTGCTATCAGAACCGATGTGTTTGTTAGTCATGGAAACGTTGCAcaatgataaaaagaaaaaaaaaacgtagCAAAAATTTTGGGATTCTTGGGAAACTAGCCTGTCTCTGAGTTTTTAAGTTGGATACGAGGATTTACTGCCAATGTTTTCCAGCGTAAAAGCACTGTGATGTTTAACTGGAAGTAGCAGGAAGCTCAGCTTCCTCCCATGGCCCAGCAGCAGGATTCCTCCCACTAGCACCAGGctaagccactgccccaggtgAATGAAAGCAGGGTGCTACTGACAGCCTCCTAGAGCAGTTGGCTTTCTCTGGAGACTTCAGATACAAGCACTGTCTGAAATCGAGACTAATTAGCCCACAAATGCTGAGGAAAACATAGCTAACACAGATACACTGATAAGACCCACTTTTTCCCTCTGCCACCACATGGGGAAATCGCTCTGAAGGAACGATAACGAGCCAGAGGACACGTCCCAAGCACGCACAGCACCCAATCTGCGCTAGACTTTCCTCTGGAACTTTGTCCTGAACCGACAGGATTTCGGGGCAGTTATTTAGAGATCTTGCAAAACCAGGCAGAGTTTTGCAAGGACATAAATTCCCGGAGCGAGCTCTCCGCCTGGGGAGGTACGGAGACGATGTGCAGCTCCCTCCCGGAGCAGCTGTTTTCGAAGGCTGGAAGAGGCTATAAATAGAGTGCCACCTGATTGCCAGTCCACACGAAACTCACACACAGAGCAAAGAAGAAATGCTGTTACTCCTTCGGTGTGTTCCTCCACTCCCCGGGCACCTCCGGCACTGCCTGTATTTTATATCACTCTGAGAAGCCTTCTGAGCGGCGTACTTGCTGTTAGAGCTCTCTTTTGCCTCGCTGGCTGAGAAAGAGTAGGTGGCGAAAAGCCAAAACCTGCTTTATTCTCGTGAGGGCTTTGACAGGTTTAtccaaaaaagacaaaaaaaaaaggggggggggaacaaaaaagCAGGAACGACGGCTGGGCGCCTTGACGGAGCAAACCACCTCAGCCGGTGCAACAGGTAGCGGCGCCTCGCCTGCCGGCTGCGGGGCGCCGAGCGCAGCCGGGCAGCCAGCACCGCCCGCACGACCCcagcggggggccgggggccgggagCCGCCCGGCAGCGCCCGGAGCGCCAGGGCCGCCAACGCCATTTTGCCGgcgcggggctgcgggcggcggggctgcccccggggcCGGGTGGGTCCCCGCCGCCATCTCGGGGGAGCTCGCTGCCCCCCCAACAACGGCTCCAACGGCTCCAACGGTTCCAACggtcgccccccccccccgccaaccgcccccccccagcccttacCCAGGTAGTGGCGCCGCAGCAGGCcgggctcctccagccccaggctCCGCTTCCTCACGTCCcacagcaggtgggggcagcgGCCGCGGGACAtggcccccgccgccgccgggggggggctgccgggCGCTCCGCTGCCGCCGGCCGCCCCGCGCGATCACCATGGAAACcgcccggcccccagccccccgccccgccccaaGGCTCCGGCacggagagggagagggagagagggagaggggcgGGGCCGCCGCTCGAAGCCACGCCCCCTGGTGAAGCCACGCCCCCTCTGGTGAAGCTACGCCCCCAGGGAGCGCTGCCCCGCCCGGGAAGTGACGGACGGGGTGAAGCCGCGCAGCGCGCGGCCATCATGGGGTTGGGCGCCGGCTATCTTGGCGGGCCGCCATCTTTGAGGCGGGAGCGGGCCGGCGCTCTCGCCCTTCCCGCGGAAGGCCGGGACGGCAGCCAATCGCGCCGCGCCCCTCCCTCCGCCCCCCGGCGGCTTCACCAATCAGCGCGGTCTCAGCCGGCAGTGGGCGGGGCTTTGGCTGACGCGGCGTGTGGCACCGAGCGGCGctgagcggagcggagcggagcagAGCGGAGAGGAGCGGGGGGCTCCCGCCGGGCACAAGATGGCGGCCGCCGCGGCGGGGCTGCGCGCCTCGTACCACCGCCTGCTGGACCGCATCGAGCTGGTGCTGCCGCCGCGCCTGCGGCCCTTCTACAACCACCCGGCGGGTAACGGCCCCCAGGGGTCACCTTGGgagcggggacggggacggggagctTGTTGACGGGCATGCCTGAGGGAGAGGTGTCCCCCTGTTCTCTGGTACTCCAAATTTGAATTTCTGCTTCAGAGGAAAATAGGTGATAGCAATTAAATCTACTTCTGTGGAACCTCCGTAAGTTGGAGGCTCTTTATAAGAGGCTCTTATGCAGAGCTGTATTTGCAGCCTGATACAGAAATATTAAGTAGCTGCCTAAGAGAATAATGACTGAAATTTTTACCCTGGAGAACAAAAATCATGTGTGGGGTGAAACATTCTGTTCTTAACGTGAGAAGTCACCTGCTAGCAGCTATTAACTGCTGTGTTAAACTTGATCGCTGTCACGAGCCGTGTGGGTCTTTGGAGGGCTTTATGCAAAGCTGCCAAGGCCATTTCTGTTGCAGTTGTGCTGCCCTTCTGCAGGGCTTAGCTGGCTTTAAGGTTATGGAGCAACTGATATTCACAACAATAAGCCCGATCCTGCAAAGTGTAAGTGGCTTCACAGGTGCTTGCTGCAGAAACCTGGCAGTTAATTTTTCCCAGTTACTGTTTCAAACCTGTTTTAAAACACACAGTATGAAGAGTTACTGTAGGGCCTTTATTAGGCTGAATTGTTAGTAAAAAATTATCACGcgtaaaaagcaaacaaccaaaGTCCTGGTGCTTATAATGTATACTTAAAAGCTTTGAACCATAATATGTAATGTATTAAAGCGAAAACTTGGCTTCATCTCGTGTGTCATCTGAGGGCTGAGCAGTGGCCTGCAGGACCTAAAAGTGAATGTGGTTTGATGAAATCAGAAGCAGTGCTTTGACTGTACCCCAGCACAACAGGTTCATATCTTGGGTTGTGGTCCCTCATTTGAAGACTTTCAGCGATAGTCCTAGGTTAACGACTTCTGATGGTCTGTGTTGTAGGTGTGGCATTGCGGTGCATTGTGTTAACCAACCAGCTGCCATTTTAGCACCACAGAGGGAGATTTTACCCTCCAGATCCCATTAggttgatttttcttcctttctttccataCACCTGTTCCTCTTTTCCCGTAATCCTCCTTTGACTATTGGTAGAAAACTGGAGTGGGAGTTTGATCGGGTGAGAAGTATTGTTTCTGCTAGACAAACATTGTTATTTGGAGATGCGTGTTAGAGGTCCACGAGAGCACCCTGATACTTGCATTTGCAATTTGTACTCTTTAAATTTCTAATACTGCTGTGCAGGATGTCTTCTGTAGCGTGAAGAGATGTGTTGAGATttggaaagggaaggagggacTGACTTATTACAGTAccagtaataaaatattttgggacTTTAGTTTACAAGATTCAATTTACAAAGATTTCAAATGCTAATTCCATTAGTGCAGTTACAGATCATTATATAGAAACTGACTTCATTCTTCCTGGCCTGATCTTAACTTTTCTGTTATAAATGCATCTTGTTTGCTTGGAAGTCCTTTTTTTGCAACAGAACATCTATTGCAAAATCCCATGGACTGATTATGTAACTGAAGGTTGATGTGCACTGAACTGATGAAATGTGAGGATTAGGTGATATAGCCTGTGCGGTGGTAGGCGCTGTTTTAATATAAACATGTGTGTATTAGTTTAATTCATTATTAAAAacgaaagaaagaatgaaagaaagaaagaaaaaaaacacctaacaACTCAAAACTTACTGTGGGCATTGCATTGTAACAACCAAATCTCACTGAGTAACTTCACCCTCTTTCCTCCCTCAGGTCccaaaacagtgtttttctgGGCACCTATTATGAAATGGGTAAGTGTAAGATGCCAAATTCTGTCTGGATGTTGATCAGAGGGCAATCTGAAGTAACCCATTGGGCAAGCAATAGTTTCCCAGCAGGTATCTGAGCCTCCAGAAAGGTTTAATGCCAAGGCtctaatttttaatatatatggaGGAACAATAATCGTCTTAAGAACACGTGGTGCAACCTGCCATGGATGTAAGGGCTAAAAAGAAACAAGGCTTTGTGGAAAAACTGCTCTACATTGAAAGTTTCatgaaagctttcttttgtGAAACACTCGCTGTTGTTCAACGTAGGCGTCAACTGGCATAATTCAAAGCTCTGAAAGCACATATTTTGGACAGCAGTAGCGCTCTGCTTCTTGTGTGGTTCTGCTTCCCAATTCATTACCCCATCTGGcctgtgtttgtgtatgtgtgagGTATGTGGCTAGTCCTAATTCACTGCTTCCCTCCTGGTTATTGTATTTGTACAGATAAAGTAAATGAGCTCTAAAATCATAAAGCTGCTCACTCTCCTTGTTTGATAACAAGCAAGGATATAACCTCCTCTTCCTATTGCCAGCTGCTTTGTAAGTGTGCTGTTGTGAAAACCCAGCTTCACATAGGCCATGGGCAACACGTTATGCTCCAAGCTGcagcttgtttttgttgtaaatctgctctgctgctgcagtaaCTGTGGTTAACCTCCCCCTTTTTCAGAGGGTCTCCCAGGCAGCATGCTCCTGAGCATACAGGCAACTCTTTTGAGCaggtttgctgcctgctgctgtatCACAAGAGCTAATACACAGGTGGTTTCTTCTTTTGTGAAAGTGCAGGACAGCCTAAGCTCACAGTGAAGTTCTTCattgagaaattaaaatgacTTTTCCCCTACGTGGCAAAGGCAAGTTGCCTTCCAAAAGCATTTACCCAAGTGGGCTGAAAATCTCTACCTCTGACATCACTGCAGCAACATCAACCCTGTTAAGTGAGGCAGCACACCTGTCTCTACCCTTAAAAACTATTCTCTTGGTTAGAGCACAACGTAGCCCTTAGTGGCAGTGAGATAAAAGCTTTCGagctttttttgttcatttattttggtGAAGCCCTGTAACAGAACAACAAATTGCATTTCCAGTAGATGGCAAtaacacaacaaaataaatcaaacagtGTATTTGCTGGCAACACTCTCAAATAGGTCAGTCAAGCTATTTGTCACTTCACTGGgaatttttccactgaaattatatttaaaaaaaaataatcacttttaCCTCCTCAGATGAAGTTGAGCGAAGACTGTATGGTGTCACATGTACCTGCGTACCAACAATATCTTAGCCTGAGCTTTAGTAAGAAGGGTCTTACTTAGACAAGGTTCTACTTGCTGCATGAAAACCAATTAGTGCTTAAAGCAGCTGTGCTTAAGTTAACCTTGTTCTTAATCTAATACAAAGTTGCCACTGCCTGGGATTTTATTGCAAGCCAGTTGAACCACCCATAACTGTGTTCTTATTTTCACCACAAGGGACTAGAAGGACACAGGGTCTCAAGAAGTAATTACTGTGCTCACACAATGCATCCCATCTCCTGCATAATGAACACAGAATAAACACTGAGCTTTAAGgtaacttcacagaatcactgaatggttGAGGTCAGAAGGGGCCTCTGGAGACTACCTAGTCCAACCCTGCTGTGCAGGATATGTCATGGTATGTCCTGGTACTGGGTTTATGCTCAATGAATTTCTCTTTACAGGGCTTGGTGTGTGCTGGAATGGCTGATATGACCAGGCCAGCAGAAAagctcagcacagcccagtCTGCAGTGTTGATGGCCACAGGTAAAGCCAATGTATACCACACTTTTACAAAGCACCATCTGAGCTGTACTCATTCCTTTTTGAATTGGCAGCACTAAGCCACTTCTTTAGGAAAGGCTCAGCTATAATATGCCAGATCTCACTGTTGCTTTTACATGGTAACTGTAAGACAGATCTGTACTTACTATTAAATCTGTAAGAGTCCTGTGATTATTTACAGTTTTATACAAGTGTCTGAATTTGGAATTGTCCAAAGTGAGTTTTTTGAGTTAGGATACAAATTTGGTCCCTTGAGTTACAATGATACCACTCGTTCCAGTAAGGGACCTCCTTTGCTTCAGGTCAAGAAATTTTGACATCAGTCCAGAACACAGTGGCTTTTTTAGAACAGGCTTGAAGGGATTAAACAATGCTAGAGTAATTACACTAACGTAACTGGAAAGGACTTCTGTGTGCTACAAGAACTTGGAGTGGTGTACAGACTACTGCACTGCTGCTTGTTATGAGTTTTCACACTGCCAAAAGCAATATTCCATACTCAGGTTGTTCTACCAGATCTTGTCAGGGGTGAGACTTGTGACAAATAAAGCTGAAAATCAAAACTACAGCTGCCACCTTCCTCCTTCACTGGACTTTGTTTTGATACATGACTCAATGCTATGTGCTGTGCATGATATGTAAACCCTTCTTGACTGGTGGCTTCTGTAATCTCTAAATGGGTGCAGCAAACTAGATACACTACAACAAAATGCCACTGCCCTAGAATTGTGCCAACATATTAAGGTTTATACTGCTGTAGAGTACAGAAGATCTTAACATAGATCAGTCTTAGTATCAAATTATTGTCTGGTtacattattttggaaaaatgcaGTACATACCTGTAGCTTTCCCACTGGCGTTTGTTGTGCTTCTAACTGAGAAACAGctaattagaagaaaaacagttgTCCAACATGAGTTGTAAAGCTTCTGTGTACTTCAACTGGCCGATGAGTCTGTCCTCAAGGTTAGGGGAATGTCTGAATATTTAACTACAAAGATGTAATATCATTTAAACTTTTCGTTCAACAGGCCTTATTTGGTCAAGGTACTCTTTGGTTATTATTCCTAAAAATTGGAGCCTGTTTGCTGTGAACTTCTTTGTTGGCTGTGCCGGTGGCTCTCAACTCTTCCGAATATGGAGGTATGTATTAAGAAGGACTTCTCTATGCACTGTAATTGAGCACTCATGTCACCTAATCTTAACCATGATTTCATAAATTCCCCCAGTCTTTGTGTCAGTGTAACAGGAAAGAAGAACTGAGCAATTAAACATTACAGCACTTTTTTGCTACATTTTTAGTTTTCCAGATAAGTAGGAGGAATGcttctaaatattttcattatacgTAGAGCGTGTTTTAAGAAGAGACCTATGTAAGGTTTCTAGGTTTAAGGAATTCTTTAAAAGCTGTAGGTCTGACTGACAAAAAGCCTGGACTACCTCATAAGCTTTGTGCTTCTGTCAGCTTTCCCTGATGAATCTGATCAGTTCCAGCCATATCAAAGGGTTCTTAAGTAGAGcagcattttgatttttatttttctatttttttaaaagttatttcttGAGGGGAAAACTTGGATTTCTCTGTCTCCTTCAGTACTGGAGAGAAGTAATGCAAACTAGCTTAGCAGCTAATTGGTAGCTTCTTGCCTAAGCTGAGTTATACGGGGACTTGAGGGTAGAAACTCAGGATAGGAATTTGAAACCTCCTTTGCTGAATACATTGTTATGAAGATGCTGTTACTGTAACTGGAG encodes the following:
- the MPC2 gene encoding mitochondrial pyruvate carrier 2, yielding MAAAAAGLRASYHRLLDRIELVLPPRLRPFYNHPAGPKTVFFWAPIMKWGLVCAGMADMTRPAEKLSTAQSAVLMATGLIWSRYSLVIIPKNWSLFAVNFFVGCAGGSQLFRIWRYNQELKAKQQDQLLQKDA